A single window of Crassostrea angulata isolate pt1a10 chromosome 8, ASM2561291v2, whole genome shotgun sequence DNA harbors:
- the LOC128160795 gene encoding uncharacterized protein LOC128160795, with protein MFYINQLTHKTGNIIAGSNREYSMMLSNISCRCVITIIFTWATRINRAACNVTEYCGYNTYKVGNVCRDCPVGYFGFHCSNKCPPPSYGVYCSQVCECSLCDHAFGCTLNTESQETGSTTAVKHKSSPKLHIVKDITNQKTQGIF; from the exons atgttctatATAAATCAGCTGACACATAAAACTGGAAATATCATTGCTGGAAGTAACAGAGAATATTCAATGATGCTTAGTAATATTTCTTGTAGATGCGTCATTACCATAATCTTTACATGGGCTACTCGTATTAACAG AGCTGCTTGTAATGTTACCGAATACTGTGGATACAATACATATAAAGTTGGAAACGTGTGTAGAG ATTGCCCTGTAGGATATTTTGGATTTCACTGCTCTAATAAGTGTCCCCCACCTTCATACGGAGTTTACTGTAGTCAAGTGTGTGAATGTTCGCTATGTGATCATGCGTTTGGTTGCACTTTAAACACCGAATCTCAAG AAACGGGATCAACCACTGCTGTAAAACATAAAAGTTCGCCTAAATTACATATTGTTAAGGACATAACAAACCAAAAAACGCAAGgtatattttga
- the LOC128158923 gene encoding uncharacterized protein LOC128158923 has protein sequence MLVRIICGFTIGVLMSWRPNMPILVATIDCNRHMSFDFLKRHMANLNKIWKNETTYYRQKRRTVHKMSEPENSFGSEKIIVIVLGSVICLVLLLAIVREMYQSCRFPSSQILVKETEDVYAVLGDIEERIA, from the exons ATGCTTGTAAGAATCATTTGCGGTTTTACAATTGGAGTTTTAATGTCTTGGAGACCGAACATGCCTATATTAGTTGCCACAATAG ATTGTAACAGGCATATGAGTTTCGATTTTCTTAAGAGACATATGgctaatttgaacaaaatctgGAAAAATG AAACGACTTATTATAGACAAAAAAGAAGAACAGTACACAAGATGTCAGAACCTGAAAACAGCTTTGGTTCTGAAAAGATAATAGTTATCGTTTTGGGATCAGTGATATGCCTGGTACTGTTGTTGGCAATTGTTCGAGAAATGTATCAAAGCTGTCGATTTCCTAGCAGCCAGATACTTGTGAAAGAGACAGAAGATGTTTATGCAGTGCTTGGTGACATTGAGGAAAGAATTGCCTGA